Genomic segment of Benincasa hispida cultivar B227 chromosome 1, ASM972705v1, whole genome shotgun sequence:
GCATATGACATTAGTGGAAGGTTACAAAACATACTTTTGCAGGGGATGAGTTAAAAATCGAACATGCTATTGAAAAGAGGTCATCCATacgaaaaaccctatctatggCGAACCTAAACCCTCAAAATAAAGGTGATGGAGTTGAATGATTTTCCTTACGCATCCTAGAGTTTAAACATGGGACTTAAAAAAAACGTTGAGAGGAGGATTATTAGCCCCCCAAAACCCATTAACTACAACGGTTACTTGAATTGAGCAAATGACTTTCACAAAAATCTGAATGGAAAACCATGTGGGGCAGAAACCATTTTTTGATTGGAGGAAGAATCACTCGAGATTTAAGAAGGAACAATGAAAATGACTCAGATTGGGGCTCAAAGCTAATGCTTTTATCAGAACCAAACAACATGACAATTTTAACAATAGAAGCAGGGTATTGGAACAATGATTTTGCAATCCCAAATACCACTGATTTCCCCCCTTCAAGTGACTTCCAAATCATAGAATGACAGAAGAGGTGAAAAGATAAAAAGGCTCCGTCTTTTCTCCTTCCTATGAAATCTCCATTAGAGGGGAGCTCATAAACCAGTGCAAAGCTTCAAAAAGCTGCTACTTTTTGGCCTGTATCCATAGAGAGAAGAAATGCACGTGATCCTGTAGCAGTGACGAACACCTTTTCGAGCTCTGTTTTTTGCTTGCATggggtttatttttatttacaaGAAGATAATTTTTTTGAGAGAAAAGAATTCTAAGATTGAAACAAGGGTAAACGCTGTCCTTAAAACCCTAATTGATTGCATTTTGGTTAAGTATTGGGTTGACAGAAAGAGAGGGGGAGGAAAtggagagaagagagagaatcGACAATCCTCATCAgcagttttatttatttatttatttatttttaaaaggacATGACAATATTGCCCTCTTATCTATGTGTGACTTGtccataaataaatattaattaaataaagaggCTAATTGCAACCATTTAAAAAATACAGGGGAATAATTGCTCAAATTTAAAGCTAATGAATGTGATTGTAACCCTCATAGTTCAGGGGTAGTTTGTGCAAATTTTCCTgaaaataaccatgaatttaCTCGAAAACGAAGAAAATCTCAATtgagaaaattgaagaaaatctcatacgtaaaattggaaaaaaactCATATTAATTGTAGAACTTTTGGATGGTACAGCCATCTATTTGAATACATTTCAAATATACTTACCGATACATTTTATATATTGGTTAGGATACTTGTAAACATATAATACAATGttctaataaatatttaaaaataaccatgaataaCAGGGAAGGAGAATGAAAAGGGGAAATTTAGAGAAGTGGGTTGGAGAGAATGTGAGAAATTTGATGGATAAAAGGATGAATAAGAAGATGGGGATGAGAACCAAGAATGGAGAAGGAAGAGGGATAAGCCCTCATGCATGGATACACAAAAATCTAGGCTACTCATGGATGAGAAAGATATACAAATCTCTAgactaaattttttaatttaattttattttataaaaatagtagATGAAggtttaataataaataaccatCGATATTagtgaaaatgaaaatggagagaccagtaagtttttttttttttttttttaatttttttaaaaataaaatgttgaagACGATAGtatgaatttattcttcaacgTTGTGTTATAATTGAAGCTTGATTTTATTTGAGATGAACTTCTCTAAATGAGGGATTCTTTAGATTGATTTTGTAAGTGCTAAAAAACGCCTTTTTTACACTTGAAAACACTCACATTGAAAGTCAATTCAACAGGCGTTAGAGATAGTTTGCTTTCTTGGTCTCTCTCAGATTGGAACTTGAGCTCACAATTTCTATGATATGCTTTTAGGTCGCTTTTGCAGGGATGGCAGATAATTGATGCTGAATAAACTATTGTTATGACGTGTGCAATgcttattattgttattattatttctttaattcATTCGATAGTTTGAGATGGAGATTCAAACTTCTGAAATCAAATCATTCTTCTATAAAATCTCTTCAAAGTGTTGAAATAGATTGTCATTGCTATgcttatttgataatttttggTGAAGTGACaaataacataatttttttgttctttttcttttttcaatttttaggaCTTCAATAATTGTTGGAGTGAGGATTGAATCGTTGACCTATATAATGGTAGTTCGTGTCTTATCTATTGAACTATGGGTCAAATTAATGGTATTTCAATTGTGTTAATTTCTCTAtatatgaatttcataaattatactCATAGAATCTCGAGCTGGATAGTAAGGACACATTTAGATTTACTTGAGAAataaatgtttttcaaaagatattttttatttaaacacatttgataaaaactgattaaaatacacttgaaaagttattttgagtgatTGTTAAATACTTCAACTCCttccaaaatgatttattttttaaaattagacacttgaaaatgtattccaaacttACTCTAAATTACTTCTATAGttcattttaaaatgaataagTACCTCTATAATACATTTAAGCACAAATAATcataatgttgtttttcttttttcttttgaaagatAAATGTTCCTTAGTTTTAATAACTATATAAACAAGAACATTAACAATTTTATAAGTGAGTAAATTACTAATTGTTCtatcaaaataattttgagagTATAACACGAATATAGTTCAACTGACATAAATTTAAATGATCAATCTCGAGATTGAAAAAATTTGGATCAAGAATTGAAATTGAACTTCCAAGATAGAGGATTCGAAATTTCTAACCTATAAGAAAGGTTACTAATACTCTAAATGTAAGTTTTGTTTGAATTCTAAATAGTATTGATGCATACAAGCCAAAATTTGCATGAACTTCACCTTATATTATCTTTATCcttgtttttcttctctttgatTGTAGCTTGCTTTGGCTTCCTTAAGGATTAACTCCAACATCTTCTCATACACAGCAATGGCAGATTCCAGCATCTCAATGGCTCTCCTCACGTCGCTTCCGGCCGCCGCCACCGCCTCTTGCATATCAACTGTTTGATTTATTGACAACCCCAACATCTTAATGGGTAATCTAAAGCTCTCACTTATTTCCATTGCTCTTCCATGGCTGCCTGTACTCTGTTCTTTTCCATGGCTTTTTTCTGTGGCCATTACCAAATCGCTTATGCTTCCCATCTCATTTTCAAGGGCCATtatgacctgccctttcttcacTTCCCAAACCCAGATGCTCCCATCTTCTGCTGCAGATATTAAGTGCTTTCCTTCGTTGATTATGACTATAGAGATAACTGCAGCCTCGTGCTTCGGCGACCATGGAATTAGTTCATAGCTTGTGCCTGTAAGGTGTTTGTTTTTACGCCTCAATGGGCGCTTATACCCCAAGTCGTTGGAGATTGGTGGAATTGGTTCATAGTCTGTGCCCATAAGGTGTTTGTTGTTATGTCTCAACGAGGCCTTGTACACCAAGCCATCAGATCCTGCAGCGAAAAACTCTGTCTCTGTTGGTTCTAAGACCACACTGAAAATGGCACAAGGGAACACCACAGTGTGCAAGATTGTTCCTGAGAGCAAGCTCCAGAATTTGCATCTGCCATCCAATGAGCAGGAGACTATTTGGGAACTGGATATGCCCATGCCAGAGTAAATAGAAGTCACTGAATCAGTATGTGCTAAAAACTGATGCAGAATGTGCGTGGTTGCATTTTCTTGTGGTTTGGCTTGTACAAGTTGAAAGATTGGGATGACAACGATTGTGCCATCATCCCCACCTGAAATGAGAAGTGACCCATCAGCACTAAGCTTAAGGCAAGAGACTGGTTTTTTGTGTGCAGGTAGAGAGTTGAGAACATCCCCTGATGGAAGAGAGAGAGTATGTATGTAGCCTGAAAGGCCACCAGCAAACAGATAAAAACCATCAGTAGTGGCTGTGAGAGGGGCAACGGGTTCAGGGACAGTGAGGCTTTGGAAGGCAGATGAAGTCCACCAATTATAAATGTGGATCGAACCCAAAGCAGTGACCGGGCTGATGTGGGAGACGGCTATGAAACTTTTCCCGGCTCGAGTGATGCCACGACGAGGCGAACAGCTGCCGCTGAAGCTGGCTAGAGGGGTGCCTGTGGAGGCATCATAGGCAACAATGGGGCCATCAGGAGAGCTGGCAAGGACAACTTCTTGTTGAGAAAATGGCATAGTCATGCGAAAGGTATGAAAGTGAAGAATTTGATAAAGTAGGAGGCTGCAAGTTTTAATGGTTATGGGCGTTGAAAACTATGCATTTATCTTAATAAGTGGAATCCAACTATGGCAAGATTTGCTCAAAATTCATTGGTATTGGTTTGGTAATTTTGGCTTTATTCTATCCTTTGTATCCGTTTGTTTCCTGCAGTTATGATGAAAACGGTTTAATTCGTACTTTATTCTCTCCTCTTTTTCTGttgggaaaagaaaactataaacAACCCCTTCTGCATTACATCACCGATGAAATTCGAATCTTCATTTTCGAAGCTCGTCgagtaaaaaaaacaaaaacaataaattacttAAAACTATTAAATACTATGACCTAATAgttgtaaatatatatttaaaggcACTTCCATCGATCAAGTTATTTTTAACATATATCAGTTGATAGAGTTTGTCATTAAAATTAATCGTCAGAGATGATCGTCAAAGTTGGTCGCCGTAGGTAATCAATTGGAGCAAGTCGTCAAAGCTGAGCATCGAGGATGATCATTGTAGTTGATCGTACGAGGTAATCAATGGTCTTCATTGGAGTTGGTTGCCATAGTGATTGCCAGAAGGGGTTGTTGGAGTTGGTTGGCAAAGGTAGTTGTCAGATTAGGAATTTGCAAATCTAacaccaatatttttttttgaaaatttgaaaataactacTTGACttcttttttagtacaattggaTGTGGGGATTAAAACTACATATCTTAGGGTTACTAATGCATATGTCAATTGAGTTCTGTATTTTCCACTTTTAGGAATCTGTCAATCCACaccaatattttttgaaaaatttgaaaacaataattaattaatttttttaagtataattagaggtAGGGGATTAAAACTATATATCTCAGGATTATTAATGTATTCATATGCCAAGAGTTATGTTCGATTGAGCATAACTACTTGAAACTTTATTgaagataatatttttttttgaatgaatttgaaaattaaaaacatatttttttattaatcaaaatcggtttaatattcttttttattatatatagatTGTTTTGGTCTTTCTGTTAATTTGGTGAGAGAGTCGTAGGGTGGAGAGAGAGAAGTGGGAGAGGAGATGAATCTCTAAAAGCTTATGAGGTATTTGTTTCAAGAATTAGACTTGGGATGAGTTAGCCATCCCAAACCTAATCCTTATTTGGAGCAAGAGTTTAGGAAGTAGACTTTCTACAATTTTTTCCATGGAATttaatagtaaatattatttaaatacatGAGTTacactttttctttctttttctaatttaatttagaaagttTATCAGCCAATTTCCaaacaccacctctagtgaccGCCGTTGGTCAACTCTGATGATCGCCGCCGGCCAACCTTCAGTCGCCACTTCCAGCGACTCTGCCAGCAAACTTTCGGCAACCGACTTTGGTCAAACTTCGGTCGCTACCTACCAACtttgaaaaacattaataaaaacacttttatatataacaaaccaaacaaacttatatataaaaaatacttCTAAGAAAGAATTGTCAAATacatgtgtttttatttttaatttttttttaataaaaaatgttaaaataaaattgatatttttaaaaacagtttttctaagtcattccaaacagGCTCTTAGTTTAATTacaataattctttttttttttttaaatacacattttccttcttctaattattttttttcattgggggttttttctttttttaattattattatttattagattaATTCTccttcttctaattcttttttcATGTGgggttttttcctttttaatcattattatttattagattatcctttttaattatctttctttccttctttgtttatatattttctttatttttcaagatttcatttattttcttatatttctcCTATATGTAAATCGATCACTATGAAACATCCCTTACATGCttctatttatattattattatatagacacctttcatatatatatatatataaattagatAGTATAGAGGGCTAAAAAGTAAATTGGACTAGATTATTGGGTAAAATAATAACCCATTAGACTGCATTTGTACTTaagttaatatatttatttaggttataTGTGTAAAAACAACCGTGATTTAAATTAGCTAAAGTGAAAAAAGtctaaatgaaattttatttcaaaacctagtaaaatcaaaatatcaaattattaaaataataaattaaataaaattataattttagtcaaaactctatttcaaaattaaaaaaaaaaacaaatattcttctaattgttttagttattttaaacttaactatattaaaataattaagatgacaaatttaatttaatctaaaatctaactactgattaaatacaagaaaatatttcacaaactcaAGATTTTTAAACTAAAACTTCATGCACcctaaacacaattttcttaaaCTCAATCTACCTaaacattttcttaaattcAGGTTACCTAACTCTCTTAGCCTGACTTAGCATTCCAAACTTACGTGTCAAAAAACTTCCTTAAATTTCACTGAAGTGAAGGTAAAAGTTATACCTCATCTACATTCATCTAGCCTTCTCGCTTCATCTAATCCATTTCCATCGATCCCTTCTTTTGGAAAGCTATGGAGGATTATTTTAGGTCATCCATGTGAACAGTAGAAATAATTTCATAACTGATTTGGAAAATTTTGTAATTGATTTATTGTTTCTTTTGAAGATTATTGTTTCTGAAAAAATGAATAGAACAAAACACTCAAACCACCAAAAATATATGACTCTTAATTCGTTACCAGATTAATTGTGTTTAATAATGCTCACGAACTCAATAGAGTTCACAACTCCACTCTTCCAACTCTAATTCTAGTTCCTTGGACCAAATATTCCGAATACCTCAATACCTTGCATCTAAAATTAGTGGTGTTCCCAAATGAATCAACTGCTGGAACTTGTTATCAATCACTTCGCTCTATACTTCAAAGAAACAACAATAAATATGAAAAGGAAGTGCAACTTTTCCATCacctacaaatatatttatgtatgatTTGATTCTTACATTAAAAGAAGGGTCATTTAGCTACAAAGTGATACTAGAGGTTAAAAATTGAGAATTTACAGTCCCCACCTTAGAATCCACAAATAGCTCACTGCTGTTAAATCCCAGTGGCCATTCTTAAAGCAATAATTGAGTTGTCACGATTCCGAGGGTACGACTGGTGTTCTCATCCACCCATTGCAGTTTCATATAATTTTTCTGTCAAGAGAACATCAACTGAACTCTTGAAGGTGAAAGAATTCCATCCGTTTATGAATGTCAATGACCAAGTATGAGTTGCTGCATCAAGACAGCTAAAATGCTGCCCATggatatgttgatgacattaaCAACATCATTATTGAGCTGCACACAGAATACGTATGAGTCAGAACAGTAGTCTTCCAGATCCGGGCAGATCGAAGAAGTAAGATGTGAGAGTCCTAATTAGAGAGATAGTAGGATTATTAGTAGAATATTAGTGCGGTTATTAGAAAAGGTAGATTAGTAAATAGCTAGTAAATTTGTTAGGGcttttagttataaataaagGGAATGGGGTTGGGAGGAAGGTGTTAAGAATTTTATGGAATTTCCTTTGGGAAATTTGGGAGAGCCTTCTCGAAAGTCTACGTTATCTTGTAACTTTTATTATGATATTTCATCatacttttatatattttcatgtttgagtgttctttggttttctttttgttcTCGAATGTTTCCTTGTTAGGACATATCGTAGCATTAAACCATATCATAATAGGGAGAGGAAAGAGATTCATCActgattaaagaaaaaatagccTTTTCCAAATCGATGGGTCAGTGCATTGACTATTGTTGATCTAGGTGGTTTTTCAACTCATTTCAGAATGCTTTTTATCTACCTAATAATTTTCCAGTTGCTTTAAGATTTAAATCATCAAGGCCTTCGGCCAAACTGTGTTCAGACTTGAACCCAACATTCGTGGTGACTATGCTGACAATTACGAGAGCAGCCAATAATGGTAGAAGAGTTTAACTCATAAACAAACAACATAATCAAATTAGAGCAATCAGTGAGATCACAAACTTCAGTTACTTACCCACTGAAATCCCTCCTTCTCTTGAAGTACAGCACCGATGATGCTTTCACCAAGATTAGCTATCTGTGAGGCTATAACACATACAATAACTTCAGGTGCAGTTACCTGCATCAACAACAAAAGAGAAATCGAATTGTATCTCCGAGAAACAAGAACAAGtgtaattttataaaaacataatGGAGGGAGGGCCTCATTAGAATTTTGAAAGGCACCTTTAATTAGCCAGTAGAGTTCTTAAAATATGGAAAACACATTCAAATACACAGGTTCGATAAGATTTCTAGCCATGCTTAAGTTAAGCTCTTTAATGAGGTTGGATGAGGAGAAAATATGGAGCCATGGAGGTGCAtcaactttttatatatatatatatatcctactTTAGTACAATCTGCTTCATTTTTTATATGATAATAAAATCATGTCTCTATGTGCATAACAAGTAGGAATTTAGTACTTTGGAAAGAAAGGATTTGGTAGTATGTCTCaggaaaaaataaacaaaaggaGCAGAAACACAAAGGATGATTAGGAAATTTCAGGCATGACTAGTCTATGAAAAAGATCAcagaaagaaaaaagggaacaaaaaattattaatagaAACTAGAAACACAACCAATACCAAATGAGCAGGGAAGGATTACGACATGACACAATATTCCTTAAAAGATAAAGCTACAGCATAGGAGTagaacaataaaaaataattacatcACCCAAAAGACAGGCAACAAATGCAAGAGCAATTGCTGCTAAGAGTCCAGCAAAGGTTCCCTCGAGACTGACAGCCCCTTCGGTTCCCCGAGGAACTACTTTAAAAGTTGTTACCAGGTACCTGATTATAAATGAAGCATTAGTGCAACATATTGCATGTTCTCCAAGAAGAAATCAATGAAACAGAAGAAAGAAAACCCCCCTCATATAACTAGATTTGAAAAAGTTCAAATAGATTTTAGATTCTCGTTTCAACGTATAAAATACAGTTCATTAGAAATATAAAGAAGACTAAGAAAATTCTCCTGAATACTACAAACTCAAGAAAAATGATAATTagtagaagaaaaagagagacaAAATGAGgggaagaaaaaggaaaataacatCAAAATGGTATTAAGATTTCAAAGAACAAAAGATGAGACTACTGAAACTCCACaagattgaaagtttaagagaaAATGTATTACTTACGTTATCCTACCATATGCCTTCCCTATTTCACTTGAGACAGTATCACTCAATTTAGTACAGAAACTGGCAACAAAACCAAGTCGCCAGAGTTGAGCAAATGCTTCTCCCCCAACTTTATTTATCATAAGCAGAGCACAAACACAACCAGCAGCACTGGATCCTACAACACTACCAGGTCCTCTTCTCCCTTTTCTCTTTTCAGCCACCCCCTGGGCCTCCTTTTGGGCCATCTTGACCTTTGTTGCAGCCGTTCCCTAAGAAACAAAATTCAGCATTTGGCAGGAGGATTATTACTATTGCTGAAAGAGACAGTTCTGTAGCTCCCAGTCGCCAAAGCAGATGTAAAGAATAGGGGAGAAAATGTACTATAATACTTGTATTGGAATAAAGACTTCATCAAACACAGAGCAAACAGgattaagaaaattttaagaattcATCTCAGTTTCAAGTGTGGGTATATCATGGTTTGAGACAAGCCCTTTGAGGaagatgaaaattttatgagaaATAGAAGCGATTATAGTACTACAATTAACAAGCAACCTCATAAGCTCTGCTTCTGATATGAAGATTCAAATACCAGTACTTTGAGAATCAATTCACGGCTGCAAAGATTCCAAGAATTCCATTACAATAATCTGAAGCAATTCTGAAAGAGTAAACATCCAACCCAACTTTCTGAGTTTGAACTATTTGTTAACAAATTGATCATCTAACAGAAGGGTGAAAACACACTAGAATTATTCAATCACAGAAAAACAGACAAACTAATCCAAACCACTAATCATTCCAATGCCAGAACACAAACatcaaaatcaataaaacaACCAATTCAATCCAAGAAAATGCTAAAGAATGAAACTGCACCATTCAATCACTCAACCGACCAATCAAACACAAAACTTAAACGGAATTACAGAAGGAGGGGACATAGACGAACAATAACGAAGTAGGTAGCAACAAGAAGGAAACCAGAGGGCCCAAAAGCACGCCATGTGAGAGTACCAAGCAAGAAAGCAGAAGCAATGCCAGAAAGAGACAAGCCCGAGACGAGAATCGGGGAACCCACGACGAAAATGAGGAGGTTGCTGAGTAGGGCCGACTGCCAAGTGGGGGGATTGGATTGAACGAGATTGACAGCACCCGATACAAGGGTCTGAAAACTCTCGGCTCGGACCACCATCTTGGCGGAACGATTAGGGTTGGATTTGGGAATTAGGGCTTTAAGAGAAAGGGGAAATTGATGGCGTTTGGAAGAGGGAATGGGAGAAAGAGGAAGGGGAAAAGGGAAAGTTGAGGACATCAATGCCATGGTCCTTAAATACCGAAGAATCTGAGGATGAAATGTGGTGGAGTGTTGGTCAAGTAAGTAAGTaactaagaagaagaagaagaaaaaaaatatttgattttatggGTCAATGAGGAACTGTTTCTGTTCTGcttgcttcttcttctccacTCCATTGTTGAGACAAGGTCAAACCTCGAGAGTGAAagtaaaatcacttttaaaatattcgttttcttcatcaaacagaaaacaaaaaagtCAAAATACGGTGTATTTGGGCCACCAATATCCTATACCACTTCTGCTCTAATAAATACTAGTTTGTATTCCTCAATTATATCAACACTATTTTAAAATCCTCATTTGTAGTTAGATTTATTATTTGCtaccatttttattattttacatttatcattttttttattctttgctacattatatattattttattctcaaactaaaatagtttacacctcaaacacatactattataatccaaaataaaataatctacccgccaaacacaaactattataacccaactcCTTATCCCAAATGTCCTCCGTCTCTATTATTACTTTATTGTTGTTGAttctctaaaagaaaatttaaatagaGAGTCTAAGTtaatctatctatatatatttatatctatctATATTATTTAGATGGATTTATAGGGagaaacttttgattttctctttaaatcattaaatatttttcttcctaacttaattattaaatcattaaatatttttctaactttGAGTACCGTAAAACTcatcttttagaaaaaaaaaacaaaatatgataCTATTTTTGGCAAATTAAAAAGATCACATTTTATCCTTAATTCTTTAGCATCACTTATAAGCGAACTATTTTTGGCAAATTAAAAAGACCACATTTATCCTGGTATCTTTTAGATAGAacaatacattaaaaaaaaaaaaaaaaaagtcacattttatctctatttcaaaatttatacatgtaaaaataaaaaaaatcaaaaaaatcaaaatttgataatatGTTTGGCAAATTGAAAAAGATCATAGGTTCCTATCTTTTTTAGCACCACctataaaagagagaaaaaacaaaatttatcctATAGTCTATCTACATCTCATTTTATATCACATTaatctaaaatcaaatcaaataatgatttgaaatctatttttttaatataaatagcgTAATTCAACCTTTTATTTTCCATAAGGTATCTCATCTCTAGTATCTCTtctcccttttctttctttttctttttaattttattaccATGCTCTCTCaactcttttgttttttattttttttagaaattttgttgtagcattcattttaaatttttttttgttaatagtaacatcttttcttttcattcttctttaagaagatttaattattattgttgaATGAGAATTTTGGACCAATTAAATTGCCATGTCATTTATCAAATTATGACgaaattacaaataattgaattttggaCCAATTAAAAATTGACGTGTgtcctaaattgaaattgaagatataAATTGACGAATCCCGATGATGTCATGTGTTTTGTCTTATCCATtcgattaaattaattaatttggtataattaaatattaaggtTTGGGTTAAAGTCAAATTGAGCTCAATAATATGCTTAATTTGACCTAAATATCAAACAAAGctaaaatttaattagtttgacCCAAGGGTCAAGTCCAGAGACCAATAAAGCCAAAGCCCACAAAGTCTACTTGagaactttataaatagaggagttatCTTCATTTG
This window contains:
- the LOC120079517 gene encoding protein ROOT INITIATION DEFECTIVE 3-like is translated as MPFSQQEVVLASSPDGPIVAYDASTGTPLASFSGSCSPRRGITRAGKSFIAVSHISPVTALGSIHIYNWWTSSAFQSLTVPEPVAPLTATTDGFYLFAGGLSGYIHTLSLPSGDVLNSLPAHKKPVSCLKLSADGSLLISGGDDGTIVVIPIFQLVQAKPQENATTHILHQFLAHTDSVTSIYSGMGISSSQIVSCSLDGRCKFWSLLSGTILHTVVFPCAIFSVVLEPTETEFFAAGSDGLVYKASLRHNNKHLMGTDYEPIPPISNDLGYKRPLRRKNKHLTGTSYELIPWSPKHEAAVISIVIINEGKHLISAAEDGSIWVWEVKKGQVIMALENEMGSISDLVMATEKSHGKEQSTGSHGRAMEISESFRLPIKMLGLSINQTVDMQEAVAAAGSDVRRAIEMLESAIAVYEKMLELILKEAKASYNQREEKQG
- the LOC120069136 gene encoding protein VTE6, chloroplastic, whose product is MALMSSTFPFPLPLSPIPSSKRHQFPLSLKALIPKSNPNRSAKMVVRAESFQTLVSGAVNLVQSNPPTWQSALLSNLLIFVVGSPILVSGLSLSGIASAFLLGTLTWRAFGPSGFLLVATYFVIGTAATKVKMAQKEAQGVAEKRKGRRGPGSVVGSSAAGCVCALLMINKVGGEAFAQLWRLGFVASFCTKLSDTVSSEIGKAYGRITYLVTTFKVVPRGTEGAVSLEGTFAGLLAAIALAFVACLLGDVTAPEVIVCVIASQIANLGESIIGAVLQEKEGFQWLNNDVVNVINISMGSILAVLMQQLILGH